One genomic region from Fictibacillus marinisediminis encodes:
- a CDS encoding GntR family transcriptional regulator → MREIQKTELLHSQVYTILKAMIMESEFQPGERLVETKVALQLGVSRGTVREAFQMLLKDGLLTRDNNVIFVYNPSVQDIVDVYECRKSLESLAVKLATTHIQDEQLNQLGFVLEESKKAVKRNDTQTLTNLNQEFHDIIDLASHNKQLIQLCEVIKTKTLYIRNNVLKNHFKNFSDFVDDHERIYLAIKERKASKAEQEMITHIEKSFETIQNALNSDPI, encoded by the coding sequence TTGAGGGAAATTCAAAAAACAGAACTTTTGCATAGTCAGGTTTATACGATATTAAAAGCAATGATCATGGAGAGTGAATTTCAACCTGGAGAACGATTAGTTGAAACGAAGGTCGCCTTACAGCTTGGCGTAAGCAGAGGAACCGTTCGTGAAGCCTTTCAGATGCTGTTAAAGGATGGTTTGCTCACACGGGATAATAATGTCATATTTGTTTACAACCCTAGTGTTCAAGATATAGTGGATGTGTATGAATGCAGGAAAAGTCTGGAGTCTCTTGCCGTCAAATTGGCAACTACTCATATTCAGGACGAGCAATTGAATCAGCTTGGCTTCGTTCTTGAGGAATCAAAAAAGGCGGTAAAAAGAAATGATACCCAAACACTTACCAATCTAAATCAGGAGTTTCACGATATCATTGACTTGGCCTCCCATAATAAACAGCTCATCCAATTATGCGAAGTGATCAAAACAAAAACGCTTTATATTAGGAACAATGTCTTAAAAAATCATTTTAAAAATTTCTCGGATTTTGTAGATGATCACGAACGGATTTATTTGGCTATTAAAGAGCGAAAAGCTAGTAAAGCCGAACAGGAAATGATCACACATATTGAAAAAAGCTTCGAAACCATTCAAAACGCTTTAAATTCTGATCCTATATAA
- a CDS encoding DUF2690 domain-containing protein, producing the protein MKLIKKATSCLFISILSIALLVSPGGFTSKAFAETNTYDGKAPSYNNCDDTGVTKKSLKITNNDGSYATLELRFSTKCKTAWAKITLSRAAKTDGEATALVVRSTDNKQYGCHNAGGNGEINKGQKSCYTPMVYDLDPRKAKAVGFWPYTRGETGWY; encoded by the coding sequence TTGAAACTGATTAAAAAAGCAACATCCTGTTTGTTCATTTCCATTTTAAGTATTGCTCTGCTTGTTTCACCTGGAGGCTTTACGAGCAAAGCTTTCGCAGAGACGAACACCTATGATGGTAAAGCCCCTTCATACAACAATTGTGATGACACCGGAGTAACGAAGAAATCGTTGAAGATAACGAATAATGATGGTTCATACGCCACCCTTGAACTTCGCTTTAGCACGAAATGCAAAACAGCATGGGCAAAGATTACATTGAGCAGAGCAGCCAAAACAGATGGCGAAGCTACTGCATTAGTCGTTCGAAGCACAGATAATAAACAATATGGCTGCCATAATGCAGGCGGAAACGGAGAGATCAATAAAGGACAAAAATCCTGCTATACGCCAATGGTCTATGATTTGGATCCCCGTAAAGCCAAGGCAGTTGGGTTCTGGCCATATACCCGCGGGGAGACAGGCTGGTATTAA
- a CDS encoding DUF2690 domain-containing protein gives MILAAIITSFGTNDHPAYAENHSYDGKSPYYNNCDDSAVTKDKKWIDSVSYVELKYSTSCKTAWAKVTITKKATSYYEADARIVRNTDGKALTCDGSGGNGAVNKGQTSCYTGMVYDYAPRKSQAQGKHAIPNSDAYKVAKTIWY, from the coding sequence ATGATCTTAGCCGCGATTATCACGTCTTTCGGAACAAATGATCATCCTGCCTATGCAGAAAACCATTCGTATGACGGTAAGAGTCCTTACTACAATAATTGTGATGACAGCGCGGTAACAAAAGATAAGAAATGGATTGATTCCGTTTCATATGTAGAGTTGAAATACAGCACTTCATGTAAAACCGCCTGGGCAAAAGTAACGATCACCAAAAAAGCGACGTCATATTATGAGGCAGATGCGAGAATTGTGCGCAATACGGACGGCAAAGCCCTAACGTGTGACGGTTCAGGAGGAAACGGTGCAGTGAATAAAGGACAAACCTCCTGCTATACAGGAATGGTATATGATTATGCCCCAAGAAAATCGCAGGCACAGGGCAAACATGCCATTCCGAACAGTGATGCTTATAAGGTGGCAAAAACGATCTGGTATTAA
- a CDS encoding iron-containing alcohol dehydrogenase, whose protein sequence is MVSVLQMPRTILYGQHSFKKVGGETSKLGNKALIISDRIMEKLMYVEECQHHLTEAGVSSVMYLEIDSEPTDLFVYEALEKLKAEFCNVIIGLGGGSCIDTAKAVAVLGTNGGSISDYMNSRKIAQKSAVPLIAIPTTAGTGSEATDVTIITDTVQDIKMMIKQPAFMPAAAIVDPVLTISSPKSITAATGIDALTHAIEAYLSRRAHPFTDSLALTAIGHIMESIRDAYHDPQNIEAKKKMSLAALQAGMAFSNSSVCLVHGMSRPIGALFNVPHGISNAMLLPAVLEYSLEACYERLADIGDLIFNETKGLTKRETAQKLVEEMKALCLELDIPSLKGWGIKEEQFLKSLEKMARDALASGSPGNNPRVPDEIELMELYKLCYDYQFTNSQTIKS, encoded by the coding sequence ATGGTTTCAGTTCTGCAAATGCCAAGAACTATACTCTACGGACAACATTCTTTTAAGAAAGTGGGGGGAGAAACGTCTAAACTCGGAAATAAAGCACTAATCATCAGCGACCGAATTATGGAAAAGCTGATGTACGTTGAAGAATGCCAGCATCATTTAACAGAAGCAGGAGTATCCTCAGTCATGTATTTAGAAATCGATTCTGAGCCGACAGATTTGTTTGTTTATGAAGCTCTGGAAAAGCTTAAAGCGGAGTTCTGCAACGTTATTATTGGCTTAGGTGGAGGAAGTTGTATTGATACAGCAAAAGCGGTTGCAGTTCTTGGTACAAATGGAGGATCCATCAGCGATTATATGAATAGCCGAAAAATTGCACAGAAGTCAGCCGTTCCATTAATTGCTATTCCTACCACAGCTGGGACCGGATCTGAAGCAACTGATGTAACAATCATAACCGATACCGTTCAGGATATTAAAATGATGATTAAACAGCCCGCATTTATGCCGGCAGCAGCGATTGTAGATCCGGTCCTAACCATTTCTTCACCTAAAAGTATAACTGCAGCAACCGGAATTGATGCCCTTACTCACGCTATTGAAGCGTATCTTTCAAGACGTGCCCATCCTTTTACCGATTCATTAGCGTTAACTGCCATCGGGCACATAATGGAAAGTATACGAGATGCTTATCATGATCCTCAAAATATAGAAGCAAAGAAAAAAATGTCACTTGCTGCCCTCCAGGCAGGAATGGCATTTTCCAATTCATCGGTCTGCTTGGTTCATGGAATGTCCCGACCGATAGGTGCCCTGTTCAATGTGCCTCATGGCATCTCGAATGCTATGCTGCTTCCTGCTGTTCTGGAGTATAGTCTAGAAGCTTGCTATGAGAGGCTCGCAGACATCGGGGATTTAATTTTTAATGAAACGAAAGGGCTTACAAAACGGGAAACTGCGCAAAAACTGGTGGAAGAAATGAAAGCCCTTTGCCTCGAGCTTGATATTCCTAGTTTGAAAGGATGGGGAATTAAGGAGGAGCAATTTTTGAAAAGTCTAGAAAAGATGGCCAGAGACGCCTTGGCTAGCGGAAGTCCCGGCAATAATCCGAGGGTGCCGGATGAGATCGAATTAATGGAACTGTACAAATTATGTTATGATTACCAGTTCACCAATTCTCAAACGATTAAATCGTAG
- a CDS encoding PRK06851 family protein, giving the protein MGGKVLHYYAGGNTAKGYISLYDSALRGLKRVFLLQGGLRSDKSAFMNTVGETLRAEGYTIEYLHCASNNEWTEGLIVPDAGVGIIDDAVPEILKQAASENLQITILENERTTKNLSEHIDEIHQLNMDISAKFQKAYTTFAESLKAHDDIEDIYIANMSFAKANELTNELIDLFYGEETAGKTSNVKHRFLGAATPNGAVDYIQNLTEDICKRYFIKGRAGSGKSTMLKQIAAAGEEKGYDVEVYHCGFDPNSLDMVILREKGIAIFDSTAPHEYDPERGTDEIIDMYETCITPGTDEKFAAEIERTTKAYKEKMREAISYLAEARNMMVKLENLKCIRNTATSVSLYGFVEEEIKLSLKQNK; this is encoded by the coding sequence ATGGGAGGAAAAGTGCTCCATTATTATGCAGGTGGAAATACAGCTAAAGGATATATTAGTCTTTATGACTCTGCATTAAGGGGTTTGAAACGAGTGTTTTTGCTTCAAGGAGGGTTACGATCAGATAAATCTGCATTCATGAATACAGTAGGTGAAACATTAAGAGCAGAAGGATATACTATTGAATATTTGCATTGCGCATCTAATAATGAATGGACAGAAGGGTTAATCGTTCCTGATGCTGGTGTTGGAATTATTGACGATGCAGTCCCTGAGATTCTCAAACAGGCAGCAAGCGAAAATTTGCAAATAACCATTCTTGAGAATGAAAGGACCACTAAAAATCTTTCTGAACATATTGATGAAATTCATCAGCTTAATATGGACATTTCCGCAAAATTTCAAAAAGCATATACAACATTTGCAGAATCACTTAAAGCACATGATGACATTGAAGATATCTATATTGCTAACATGAGTTTTGCTAAAGCCAATGAATTGACGAATGAGCTGATTGACCTTTTCTATGGAGAGGAGACAGCTGGAAAAACTTCAAATGTAAAACATCGGTTCTTAGGTGCAGCAACTCCAAATGGTGCAGTTGACTATATTCAAAATCTAACAGAGGATATTTGCAAACGTTATTTTATTAAAGGCAGAGCGGGATCAGGGAAATCAACAATGCTGAAGCAGATTGCAGCTGCTGGAGAAGAAAAAGGATACGACGTTGAGGTTTACCACTGCGGATTTGATCCAAACAGTTTAGACATGGTCATCCTTCGTGAAAAAGGCATCGCAATATTTGATAGCACAGCACCTCATGAATATGACCCTGAACGAGGAACAGATGAAATCATTGATATGTACGAAACTTGTATTACACCTGGTACGGATGAAAAGTTCGCTGCAGAAATCGAAAGAACAACCAAAGCTTATAAAGAGAAAATGAGGGAAGCGATTTCTTATTTGGCGGAAGCAAGGAACATGATGGTTAAGCTTGAGAATCTTAAATGTATAAGAAACACTGCTACATCTGTTAGTCTTTATGGCTTTGTAGAAGAAGAAATAAAACTGAGCTTGAAACAAAATAAGTAA
- a CDS encoding STAS domain-containing protein: protein MSMSMGNVMDLKITHEKLNGTHYLELEGEVQSYTAPKLKKILDPLSEKTKQDIIIDVEKIDFIDSVGLGVFAGVLRSTNRNNSTLMLRGMTNRVRRLFEVTGLIEMVEASKNKKTISFLS, encoded by the coding sequence ATGAGTATGTCAATGGGGAATGTCATGGATCTTAAAATTACACATGAAAAATTGAACGGCACTCATTATTTAGAATTAGAAGGAGAAGTTCAGAGCTACACGGCACCCAAGTTAAAAAAAATACTTGACCCCTTATCAGAAAAAACTAAACAAGACATAATTATTGATGTTGAAAAGATTGATTTCATAGATAGTGTTGGGTTAGGAGTTTTCGCTGGAGTGCTTAGATCAACGAACAGGAACAACAGTACGTTAATGCTAAGAGGCATGACGAATCGCGTCCGCCGATTATTTGAGGTAACAGGACTTATAGAAATGGTTGAAGCCAGCAAGAACAAGAAGACCATAAGCTTCTTATCATAG
- a CDS encoding DoxX family protein, producing the protein MMKLIRVWYWVFTALLAALMLAGSIPDILSVSAAVDLFNRLGYPDYLLPFLGIAKLLGVIAILVPGFPRLKEWAYAGFFFDLAGAMYSTIAVGDPFRSWIIFFVGFILIAGSYVFHHKKLAGVTMTDSTHT; encoded by the coding sequence ATGATGAAGCTAATTCGTGTCTGGTATTGGGTCTTCACAGCATTATTAGCAGCCTTAATGCTCGCAGGTTCCATTCCTGATATTCTCTCTGTTTCTGCTGCTGTGGATTTATTTAATCGTTTAGGCTATCCAGACTATCTTTTGCCTTTTCTCGGCATTGCCAAATTGTTGGGTGTAATCGCCATTCTGGTGCCAGGCTTTCCAAGATTAAAAGAGTGGGCCTACGCCGGTTTTTTCTTCGATCTGGCCGGTGCGATGTATTCTACGATCGCTGTTGGAGATCCCTTCAGGTCATGGATAATCTTTTTTGTAGGATTTATCTTGATTGCCGGTTCGTACGTTTTCCATCATAAGAAGTTAGCTGGAGTAACAATGACAGATTCAACCCACACTTAA